In the Salvia splendens isolate huo1 chromosome 16, SspV2, whole genome shotgun sequence genome, TCGGTATGTAATGAATGCGAAAAAATAACACAacataatgaactaaatgaacgtTAGTAATGAAGTAAATGTGACATTTAACTTTGTTAAACatcttattacttcattcagccatgctattacttcattccattagtttattacttcataacaaaaagtacaaaaaaaattaaaaaaattaaaaaaaattaaaaaaattaaaaaaaattaaaaaatatataaaaaaataaaaataataatttaaaaaaaaacgtttttatttaataaaatattaaattaattgttaattaatcataaccacaagattaagaaaaatgagtggcttaaatttgatctctagttcggtcttttaGAAGGGTTCGatattgatcacaactctcacATCATATAATCTAAATATTCACTTCAaatcaacatataacaatcacaacataatacatttaaaattaaaaatgtgatttatacacacctgattatAAGATAAACATACTAAAACTCCTGATTCCGACTCTTAATTTATAACTCTCGATCAATTAGATTCCGAGTCTTAATTTATAACTCTCGATCAATTAAAAACCAAAGTGTATGTTGTGGTAAACTTCTTCCCTAACTGCCGAAAACTCTCTTCccctttttattttcttccacTCCACTATTTCCATAACTTTTATTTACATAAATATATGTACGGATGTAATTAAATGCAAACGCTAAATATTTTACAcactccaaactatgatttagatcattaaaaaatgtcaaaagatgataaaataatagcaataaaaaatgtcaatacaatgccaACGGTTAATGCCGTGTTAAAATTTTGTTGAcagtgttgacattttttgttgctaattTTTATTacctgttgacattttctaatgatccaaataataattttgagtttgtacaatatataaaatttacattttatCGCTAGCCAATATATGTATTAACATGTATACTCACGTCGGCTGCTTACCGACGTATACATATTACTAGGATTGTTATATATCCAAGTGGTATGTCCTTAGTTAAACACATGGTACTACACGTCCTGACGTCCCTTACATATCTAATTGTGAGGTAAAGATAacgtacaaaataaataatttaatattctaagtataaaaatataaataaaactctcttAGGAATTAGAATACTCATTATATTCACTTTGTGAGGTAAAGATAacgtacaaaataaataatttaatattctaagtataaaaatataaataaaactctcttAGGAATTAGAATACTCATTATATTCACTTTGTACCTATAGCATATAAGAACGTGTATgcatattatatactccatttccAAGCGCTAGACACTTCCATGCACACATTCGCATTATTACACATGCACACACTTAAAAGTAATTATTCAGTATTTAAGGTAAACTTACACATGCACAAATACACACTTGCAGATATATATATCATATGATTatgtaaataatattatatgcaatgacaaataaaaatatatcaatatgCAAAATGATGCTTAAGTTAGGGATGTCACAGACCATGAGACGGGAGTCTAGACTCTAGAAAGCTTACAAAATTCCCTTTACACCCTATTGGAGAAACAAATCTCAAATTTAATATAGTAACTTGGAAGACACATAAGGATTGAGCTAGAATTTGAAGggaaataggaaaaaaaaatccataTGAATTTTTCTCACCTTTTCTTCTCTCATAATGCATGCATTCATCAAACTCTCTCGTTTCCTATCCCACTGGTTGCTATGTTTTGCAACTCCCGTGCAGATCGGTGAAAATGAGCTCTGTTTATAAGAGAGTTGAGCTTTTCCTTTTATTCTTGATCAGCCACCCTATAGTAGTAGAAGAAAACTCATATAGGTTGCTTTATTTGTCAAACTGCATCAACGGAGACATTCACGGaaggaaaagattgcaagaataATTGATAGGCAAGATTTATGGAATTAATGTAAAACATAGTATGTCCTAGAATAGATTGGTATATTTTCCATATATAGTGGTGGCAAATCCTCCCTATATAATGAGGGCTGTAATTCATCATAAAAGATAACGAAATATACAATCACCTTCTCTACTCCTAAATTCTTTGTGCTCCAAATGCCTAGCAAGAGGAGTtccgcctctctcgattaccattgTTAAGATAGTATCAGAGTAGGAAATCAACAAAAAGCCTCAAATGGAGGTCAGTCAAATACACACTCTCGAGCTATTGATCGAGTCTATCTCAAATCTAATTGATTTGTACAAAGCCAACACCAATCAAAACCAAATATCCTACCACCCGAAGAACTTCGGCGTAGAGTCCATTCCTACTGCAGGAACACCCGCGAGCCCCTGGCTTCCCAAGAAATCCCAAAATCTAAATCGAGTCCCTACTCCGAAGAAAACCAGCGGCGAATCTGCCACTACTCCGAAGAAGACCAGCAGTGGCGCTGCCTTCTGCTCGCGTAACCGCCGCAACGGTCAGCAGCCGGCGGCGCCGACGCTAGAGCTCTTAGAGGGTGAAGGAGCGTCAGTGGCTTTGCGGTGGGAAACGGGGAAGAAGCAGAGGAGGTGCGGGGCCAACGCACCGACGGACAGCGCCTATCCATCGTCCTCGGCTGAGCGGCCGGACTCCCGCCGCCTCTTTTGCCGGCCAGCAAGTCCTCCACCGTCCTCAGCCTCGGAAGCATGTCGGCCATACCTCCAGCCTCCAGCCTCGGAAGCATGTCGTCCTCAGCATCCATATCGCATAGTGACGACGTCTTCTCTGACAAGCGCCTATCCATCGAAGAGCATCGACGGCAGCTTTGCGATGAGAAACGAGGAAGAAGTGAAGAAGAATGAAGGGGAGGCGGCTGGGGTTTCCGAGAATGGGGGGATCTTCAATCAAATACCCAGACTCTTACAAAACCAAAATTCAACCCCTCTAATTTCCCTATACTACAAAACCCACCAACGAAAAATTAAAAACCCAAAACCGACCCCATTCCTCCCAAAACTGCCAAAACATTGCAGATTGCTCCTCAAATTCAGCCATTTACTCTGTGTAAAAATTCTTTTGAATCCCTGGCATGTTCTTCAACCTCACAATCACATACCAAAGACACccaatggatatttgattgcggGCTACCGACACAATGTCATTTGATACCTCAGATTTTTTATCCATTTCAAAATCAGAAAAAACCTATGTCCAAACTGCCAGTGGAGACCTAGCGCAAGTCCGGGGGGCGGGAACAATTAATATTTCTCCTACTTTACGCCTGTCTAACTGCCTTTATGTTCCGTCATTATCACATAAGCTCTTATCCATTAGACATGTGATTAAGGAACTGAACTGCAAATTACTGATGCAACCGGAATTTTGTATGTGGATGgagacgatagttgggcgtggcactgaacgatgcggactgtactatgtggatgagatagcccaacagaatactgcgatgctgactcacggacTGACAGACAGGCAgacttggctttggcatcgtcggttaggacacCCATCTATAGGATATCTTCGTCTACTTTATCCTAAATTAACTACTTCTATGCAGTCTTTtcattgtgaaacttgtctgttggccaaaagccatagacaCTCGTTTAAGTTGAATAATACTAGAATGAACAAACCTTTTGCGTTGATTCACTCTGATATGTGGGGCCCTGCACCTGTTACTGGGGGTCAAGGATTTCGTTATTTTGTGTTGTTTGTGGATGATTATTCTCGTATGAcctgggtttattttctgaaaaataagtccgaagtttttgaaaaattcacagATTTCTATACACTTATCCAAACCCAATACAATCAGAACATCCAAATCcttaggtcagataatgggggagAGTTTGTGAATGGGAGAATGCAAGACTTTTTCCGAGAAAGGGGTTTAGTccaccaaacttcttgtgcgtatactccagaacaaaatggggtagcagaacggAAAAATAGATACATCCTTGAAGTTACTAGAGCCCTCCTAATCGAGTTCAAAATACCTAAAACTTTCTAGCCCGAAGCCGTAGCCACCGTTGTCTATCTCATGAACCGCCAACCTACTGGAATCCTACAATTCAAAACTCCCCTAGATACTTTCTCCAAACATTTTGAATTACCCTCTTCACTGTCGCTTGAACCTAGAGTTTTCGGCTGCTTAGTCTTCGTCCATATTCCTAAACATGAGTGTACTAAGTTTTCACCTTGTGCCCTCAAATGTGTTTTCTTAGGGtatggaaaaaatcaaaaaggttATAGGTGCTATGATCCGGCTACAAGCCGTATGCACACGAcaatgaattgtgattttgtcgAAGGAGAATACTTCTATAGCCAACGGAAAACTCCTCCCGTAAAACTCCTCCCAACGCCCACACAGCGTCTGAAACTCTGCCCTGTGATTCATTTGTCCTCAAGCAGGAAAGCCTTTCAACCATTGTTATGTTATTCCTTTCCTACTACTATACATTTATTATATTTGTTTACTAGGAGTAGTTAACAAGATGCCATGGATACTTTTTTTATACAATTAACAGTTTTGAGGAGCAGAGGCTTTCACGACAGGAGAGATGAAGAAGTCTGCGTATTTAAGTATACTTGTCGACGAACTCCAAAGTTTGcgtatttatttctattttagaccATCTCCAATGGTAATTTAAAATCCAAAATAGAGTAGATAATTAGTTCCAATAATTGTAATTTCTAGGTTTACACTAAAATAAAtctatttcactttttttaaattgtgcaagaaaatattattttaaatttgaatttaatgtaAATAGCTGGATATTTTTTGAACACATTCTAATTTTGGAATTAATAAAAACTCTTAATTATTATTCCAGTACAGCACATGATGCAAACACAATTTTGAGGCAGAGTCGAAACAACTTGATGGGGTGTTGAAAGTATGCATGAACCCATTACTTTAATTAGCATGGACTCATTACTTCAATAATGCATGCACCCAAAAATCCAAAGCATTAAATTCTGTGAAGAGGAGTGCAACACGTTGAGATAACAAGAAACTCAAAACAACACGGCATTTATAACATTATTGAATCGTACATGGCAGAATCTTCCGTTTATAGCTCCATGccataaaatattagtaaaaggaaataaatacttatagagacattttaattacaaattactacAAGTTACTCATGAAAAATGAGGCTTGAAATTTATCCATATCAGATTTGCTCAATATAATCAACGCCTCAATTCCACCACACTTTGCATCAGATAAATAAACCGTATTCATGAACGGAAACCAGCCCAGCCCGATCCAAACCGGTTTTCCCAACCCGAAATCCACCTCGTGAGCCGGAAACCCAACCAGGCTCGAGAAACCCAAGCAAACCACATTCTCATTATCAATCAGATCCGCATTCTCTTCCATAAAATTCCTACCAACGCCGTCCACCGCCTTCACCGCTTCCCGCATTTTCCGGACAACCTCAGCGCCGTCGTCTCCCGCCCCCGGAGTCGCCCTCGCTTGCCCCAATATGTTCCCGAAGCTATATTCGGACATCGCCGGGTCGACCCGGCTCCTTAGGTTTACTAAATGCAACAGCGCATAAGTTTTATTCGGGTCGAATCTCACGTCCGTGGCCGATATGAACCGGGTCCATATAAAAGCGGTCAAGGCCTCAGACCGGCTCGGCCTCCGCCCTCCGCCGGTTGAGTACCTTTCCCGAAGGGCGGATATCTCCGACTCCGGGAAAGTGAAAATCCTCTCCACGTGCTCTTCTTTTGTCAGGTCCGTGGCGGCGGCCCTGTCCACGGGAATATCCCGTGGTGGGAAATATGTTGCCGCCTCGAACCTGGGGATCGGCGTAGCGGCGGGGGAGGACCAGGCCTTGGCTAACATGAAGGCGGATAAGGCGTCTCCCACCTTGTGGGACATCGAGATTGCGACGGCGACGCCGCCGCAGCGGAAGTAGGTGGCCTGAACCGCCATGCAAAGGCCTAAGATTTTTTGGGGGTTTGCGAATTTGTAGGTGTTTTGGGGGTGTGGATTGGTGACGGCTTGAGAGAGGGAGCAGTTGGCTTCGGCTTCGGCGAAGGGGACGCCGGCGTCGTTGCAGTCGACGTAGAGGTTTCCGACGAGGCGGCCGGCGAGGGGGTAGTAGATGGAGAGGGTTTTGGAAAGGGATTGTTTGAGGTGGTTTGAAAATTGGGATTTGGAGATTTGGGGGTTTGATGAGTAGAAGTAGACGATGGGCATCAAGACTGGAGCAAAGATTTGATCAAGAAAGGAAAGGTAGTGTTTTTGGAGAGATTTTGGGGTTGGAGAAGATGGTTTGATGGTTGCAATCGatgttatttttgtttcaaGCTTCATAACTCAAAATTTAGTTTGATGGCTATTGGTTTAATTCTCACCACAACACAAGAATTGTATAGGTGCAAACGCAGCCTCCTCACATCTAAATAATTGAGTTCAAAATGTGTGTGCGCGTGCATTGGTGCCAACGCAGCCTCCTCACATCTAAATAATTGAGTTCAAAATGTGTGTGCGCGTGCATTGGTGCCAACGCAGCCTCCTCACATCTAAATAATTGAGTTCAAAATGTGTGTGCGCGTGCATTGGTGTATAGGTAGAATGATAATGTTTGAAGCAGCCAAAAGTTTCGGGTATAAGAACAGAAATAAGACTTACTTATTACCCATAAAATCCGAAAATAGATGACCAAGATCTAATAATTTTCAAAGATTTTGCGATATCATCTTAAGGGTATTATGTGCGCAGGGAAATAAAGGTGCATTAAATCATTTTTTGAGATAAATACGTGTTAATTTGTTCAATGATATGtttgatttaatatatttataactgTTCAATAaagatgtttttttttcagttaAAAATGCTTTGGATGATATTGTTTGGTCGATGCTATGATATTTTATTCAATGTAttgaaatgttttatttttattcaacttGATTTCTCCTATGATATACAATCCTTTATATAGGACGTGGATTATAGGTAAAGATTTATCTTAATTCTACTTGCCAATTACACGGTGATATCAATCAATTCCATATTTCCCTTGATTTCCTTCCTTGTGATTTGatcttcttttatttctttccaacactccccctcaagttaagtatgTGATCATCCATACGTAACTTGCCCAACACCTCATGAAAATTTCTTGAGTCCACAACCTTGGGGAGGATATCTGCTAGTTGGTCGTCGGATCTGACAAATGGTAGTTCCACAATCCTTGCCTCGATGTTATCCTTGATGAAGTGCCGATCTACTTCAACATGCTTTGTCCGATCATGTTGCACTAGGTTCTCTGATATGCTAATGGTTGTCTTATTGTCGCATAATAGTTTGCAAGGACTAGAGGGCATCAACTCTAACTCGGTCATTAGTCTCTTTAGCCATATGATCTCGGTTAGTCCGCTTTTGATCCCTCGAAACTCAGCCTCTGCACTTGACAAAGCTACAACCTTTTGTTTTTTACTTCGCCAAGTGACTAAATTGCCgccaacaaaggtaaagtacccTGCAGTTGATTTTCGATCATTtggatttcctgcccaatcagcatctgtgTATCCGTGCATGTCCATATGTCCATGCTTCTTGAACATGACTTCATGTCCTGGTGTTCCCTTCAGGTAACGGACAATCCGCAGAGCTGCTTCCCAATGAGCCGCTTGTGGTTGgtgcataaactgacttacCACTCCAACGGCATATGCTATGTCAGGCCTAGTATGGGACAAGTAGATCAGTTTCCCAACTAAGCGTTGATATCTCGAACGATGAGTAGATTCAGCTCCTTCTACTATCCGCAAACCGTGGTTCTGGACCATAGGCGTATCTGTTGGCTTGCAGTCCAGCATTTCAGTTTCTGCTAACAAGTCGAGGACACACTTCATTTGATTAATGAAG is a window encoding:
- the LOC121769978 gene encoding vinorine synthase-like, with translation MKLETKITSIATIKPSSPTPKSLQKHYLSFLDQIFAPVLMPIVYFYSSNPQISKSQFSNHLKQSLSKTLSIYYPLAGRLVGNLYVDCNDAGVPFAEAEANCSLSQAVTNPHPQNTYKFANPQKILGLCMAVQATYFRCGGVAVAISMSHKVGDALSAFMLAKAWSSPAATPIPRFEAATYFPPRDIPVDRAAATDLTKEEHVERIFTFPESEISALRERYSTGGGRRPSRSEALTAFIWTRFISATDVRFDPNKTYALLHLVNLRSRVDPAMSEYSFGNILGQARATPGAGDDGAEVVRKMREAVKAVDGVGRNFMEENADLIDNENVVCLGFSSLVGFPAHEVDFGLGKPVWIGLGWFPFMNTVYLSDAKCGGIEALIILSKSDMDKFQASFFMSNL